One Stigmatella aurantiaca genomic region harbors:
- a CDS encoding DUF4185 domain-containing protein: protein MSHFAPWKPCAVAVSLGALLCAGGAWALTPTNVTQVARVTGASLSGETLPNPNQTHVNYEVMGTDLGILWDKGGGEVFVLFGDTFGHGWCGNGGCGGGWRSNVLAKSSDRNLADGLTFSTMIQDVSRHAKEILPSKKINFDEMTVIPTAGVTVGSRHYIHYMSVHHWGDPGQWSTNYAGIAYSDDNGQNWVKHGSARWPNNAAYSHPFQMAAFVKNGGFVYMYATPNGRFGNVYLARVPEGALLNINDYRYWDGNGWAASQAAAVPVVMGIAGELSVVYHPTFGRFLMTYLNEHRQAVVIRDAATPTGPWSGEKLLATGARFPGLYNAFIHPGALNGPDLYFISSQWTPYNTFLMRATLTADTFGDNLLSEPGFETQAATPTMAPWWVMGQGGVDRGLGQARTGANAGFVRSNSGWNALKQSVAVQPYTDYTLRGWVRTSANNTEGYLGARGVNNGPIVGEVPFGSLTNYSQLSVTFNSGPHSLIEVYSGIWAKNGDTWMQLDDVSLTRGPNLVAQGGFEQQPSSAATSPWYVEGQGGVDRGLGFARSGAHNGYVRNNVKGWNALKQEVAVVPNTNYTLSAWLRTSHSFNEGYFGARVLRGGPVLNELKLTQPLGGYTQVSVRFNSGSQHSVEIFAGLWANVGDTWLQADDFVLTRD, encoded by the coding sequence ATGAGCCACTTCGCTCCTTGGAAGCCGTGTGCCGTTGCCGTCTCGCTCGGAGCCCTCCTGTGCGCGGGCGGGGCCTGGGCGCTCACGCCCACGAACGTGACCCAGGTGGCCCGTGTGACCGGAGCCAGCCTCTCCGGAGAGACCCTGCCTAATCCCAACCAGACCCACGTCAACTACGAGGTGATGGGCACGGATCTCGGCATCCTCTGGGACAAGGGCGGCGGAGAAGTGTTCGTCCTGTTCGGAGACACCTTCGGCCACGGCTGGTGTGGCAACGGCGGTTGCGGCGGAGGCTGGCGCAGCAACGTGCTCGCGAAGTCCTCGGACCGGAACCTCGCGGACGGCCTGACCTTCTCCACGATGATTCAGGATGTCTCGCGCCACGCGAAGGAGATCCTCCCGTCGAAGAAGATCAACTTCGATGAGATGACCGTCATCCCCACCGCGGGCGTCACGGTGGGCTCGCGGCACTACATCCATTACATGTCCGTCCACCACTGGGGCGACCCGGGCCAGTGGTCCACCAACTACGCGGGCATCGCCTACTCGGACGACAACGGCCAGAACTGGGTGAAGCATGGAAGCGCGCGGTGGCCGAACAACGCCGCGTACTCCCATCCCTTCCAGATGGCGGCCTTCGTGAAGAACGGCGGCTTCGTCTACATGTACGCGACGCCCAACGGGCGCTTCGGCAACGTGTACCTGGCGCGGGTGCCCGAGGGCGCACTGCTGAACATCAACGACTACCGCTACTGGGACGGCAATGGCTGGGCGGCCTCCCAGGCGGCCGCGGTCCCGGTGGTCATGGGCATCGCGGGCGAGCTGTCCGTGGTCTACCACCCCACCTTCGGCCGCTTCCTCATGACGTACCTGAACGAGCACCGCCAGGCCGTGGTGATACGGGACGCTGCCACGCCCACGGGCCCCTGGAGCGGCGAGAAGCTCCTGGCCACGGGGGCACGCTTCCCGGGCCTGTACAACGCCTTCATCCACCCCGGCGCCCTGAACGGACCGGACCTGTACTTCATCTCGTCGCAGTGGACGCCCTACAACACGTTCCTGATGCGCGCGACGCTGACGGCTGACACCTTCGGCGACAACCTGCTGTCCGAGCCCGGCTTCGAGACCCAGGCGGCCACGCCCACGATGGCGCCGTGGTGGGTGATGGGCCAGGGCGGCGTGGACCGGGGCCTGGGCCAGGCCCGCACGGGGGCCAACGCGGGCTTCGTGCGCTCCAACAGCGGCTGGAACGCCCTCAAGCAGAGCGTCGCCGTGCAACCCTACACGGACTACACCTTGCGCGGCTGGGTGCGGACCTCCGCCAACAACACGGAGGGATACTTGGGCGCCCGGGGCGTGAACAACGGGCCCATCGTGGGCGAGGTGCCCTTCGGCTCGCTGACGAACTACTCGCAGCTCTCGGTCACCTTCAACTCCGGCCCCCACTCCCTCATCGAGGTCTACAGCGGCATCTGGGCCAAGAATGGGGACACGTGGATGCAGCTGGATGACGTCAGCCTGACGCGCGGCCCCAACCTCGTGGCGCAGGGCGGCTTCGAGCAGCAGCCCAGTTCTGCCGCCACGTCCCCCTGGTACGTGGAGGGCCAGGGCGGCGTGGATCGCGGCCTGGGCTTCGCGCGTTCGGGCGCCCACAACGGCTACGTGCGCAACAACGTGAAGGGCTGGAACGCCCTCAAGCAGGAGGTGGCCGTGGTGCCCAACACGAACTACACGCTGAGCGCCTGGCTGCGGACCTCCCACTCCTTCAACGAGGGTTACTTCGGCGCGCGCGTGCTCCGAGGCGGGCCCGTTCTCAACGAGCTCAAGCTGACTCAGCCCCTGGGGGGCTACACCCAGGTGTCCGTGCGGTTCAACTCGGGCTCCCAGCACAGCGTGGAGATCTTCGCGGGTCTCTGGGCCAACGTGGGAGACACGTGGCTGCAAGCCGATGACTTCGTGCTCACGCGCGACTGA
- a CDS encoding HEAT repeat domain-containing protein produces MPSPQGQTPTASPSSLQASRAWRPGSLYRYEVSSEQDVTLRQPQTAAPAMPGMRFRLKGEWQVGLVSAQDNRIEARVLLRPASFSASVDGQDQLDPDAERILLAGLATPFFLTLDRSGAVKLVHFERDIDGLAQGLLRSLVASTQFVTAGALGATWQTEESDSTGQYQAAYRRLAPHRFEKTKRHYSHLASEQGLVPIEPGIRLQVRSATTVELAEDLWVRSLQGNEWLEAELGTGMPTATTTLTVALRLLERREDLSLLGALAARQASLVSQPLGSLPGQAQDPMAHHRQILGNRRFEDIVQDLRALPQDAKARDDARTAALERMRALFVLQPSEAMKVPGILRSGLEPAAASPLIGALSAASTPESLQTLSRTIEDATLAPSVRTDAVAALGMAGTPTEEAVDTLWRTTRDAAPELRDTAALALGNAAMNLQTGDPRRADALVGELISAYRSATTPEQQALVLQALGNTHAASAQPLLLEGLRSPSPLVRAAAVVALRFSSEPSTDRLLNEVLSTDPSSEVRKSAVFACSFRPLAPLLLGFQRALQSDPADAVRVEIVFLLGRNRAALPQVDALLTWSSQNDRSTDIRQAAMSFLRPSAQPLPPSP; encoded by the coding sequence TTGCCCTCGCCACAAGGCCAGACGCCCACCGCGTCCCCCTCCTCCCTCCAAGCCTCCCGCGCGTGGCGTCCCGGCAGCCTCTACCGCTACGAGGTGAGCAGCGAGCAGGATGTCACTCTGCGTCAACCCCAGACAGCGGCCCCTGCCATGCCAGGGATGCGGTTCCGGCTGAAGGGCGAGTGGCAGGTGGGCCTCGTCTCCGCGCAGGACAACCGCATCGAGGCCCGTGTCCTGCTGCGTCCGGCCTCTTTCTCCGCGAGCGTGGACGGACAGGACCAGCTGGACCCCGATGCCGAGCGCATCCTCTTGGCGGGCCTGGCGACGCCCTTCTTCCTCACGCTGGACAGAAGTGGCGCGGTGAAGCTTGTCCACTTCGAGCGGGACATCGATGGCCTGGCCCAAGGGCTGCTGCGCTCCCTCGTGGCCTCTACCCAGTTCGTCACGGCGGGTGCGCTGGGCGCCACCTGGCAGACGGAAGAGTCCGACTCCACGGGCCAATACCAGGCCGCCTACCGCCGCCTGGCCCCCCACCGCTTCGAGAAGACCAAGCGCCACTACTCCCACCTGGCCTCGGAACAAGGACTGGTGCCCATCGAGCCCGGCATCCGCCTCCAGGTGCGCTCGGCCACCACCGTCGAGTTGGCGGAGGATCTCTGGGTCCGCTCGTTGCAGGGAAACGAGTGGCTGGAGGCCGAGCTGGGCACCGGAATGCCCACCGCCACCACCACCCTCACCGTGGCGCTGCGCCTGCTGGAGCGCCGCGAGGACCTCTCCCTCCTGGGAGCGCTGGCCGCGCGGCAGGCCTCGCTCGTCTCCCAGCCGCTGGGCAGCCTCCCGGGGCAGGCCCAGGACCCCATGGCCCACCACCGGCAGATCCTGGGCAACAGGCGCTTCGAGGACATCGTCCAGGACTTGCGCGCACTGCCGCAGGACGCGAAGGCCCGGGATGACGCGCGCACGGCGGCGCTCGAGCGGATGCGCGCGCTCTTCGTGCTCCAGCCCTCCGAGGCGATGAAGGTCCCCGGCATCCTGCGCTCGGGCCTCGAGCCGGCCGCGGCCAGCCCCTTGATTGGCGCGCTGTCGGCGGCCAGCACCCCCGAGTCCCTCCAAACCCTGTCGCGCACCATCGAGGACGCCACCCTGGCCCCGTCCGTCCGGACGGACGCCGTGGCGGCCCTGGGCATGGCCGGCACGCCCACCGAGGAGGCCGTGGACACACTGTGGCGCACCACCCGGGACGCCGCGCCAGAGCTGCGCGACACGGCGGCGCTCGCCCTGGGCAACGCGGCCATGAACTTGCAAACCGGAGACCCCCGGCGCGCGGACGCGCTGGTGGGCGAGCTGATCAGCGCCTATCGCTCGGCCACCACCCCCGAGCAGCAAGCCCTGGTGCTGCAGGCGCTGGGCAATACCCACGCCGCCAGCGCACAGCCCCTCTTGCTGGAAGGACTGCGCTCTCCCAGCCCGCTGGTCCGCGCAGCGGCCGTCGTCGCGCTGCGCTTCTCATCAGAACCTTCCACCGACCGGCTTCTGAACGAGGTGCTCAGCACCGATCCCTCCTCCGAGGTGCGCAAGAGCGCGGTCTTTGCTTGCAGTTTCCGTCCCCTCGCGCCCCTGCTCCTGGGATTCCAGCGCGCGTTGCAAAGCGATCCGGCGGACGCCGTGCGCGTGGAGATTGTCTTCCTGTTGGGGAGAAACCGCGCCGCCCTGCCCCAGGTGGATGCCCTGCTCACCTGGTCCAGCCAGAACGACCGCAGCACGGACATCCGGCAGGCCGCGATGTCTTTTCTTCGCCCGTCCGCACAGCCGCTCCCCCCTTCCCCCTGA
- a CDS encoding S8 family peptidase yields MRAMRHVMFIGSALALAACGGNELEGQDPAGLGQTQAPLRMAPPGQGIPEQYIVVMKKGASLQATLASASIAPMHTYGVINGFSAALSKAQLEAVRGDPAVAFVEQDQVVHADVTQRGATWGLDRIDQRALPLSTTYTYGQPAFGVNAYIIDTGVAPNHPDFNGRAASVFNSTGDGNPNDCNGHGTHVAGTIGGNTWGVAKGVYLYGVKVLGCSGSGSYAGVIAGVDWVRNNGAKPAVANMSLGGGFSQAVNDAVNNLANSGIFVAVAAGNSNADACGFSPASAAAATTAAASESNDARAYYSNYGPCIDVYAPGSGITSTWLNNGTNTISGTSMASPHIAGVAALYKGNFGDDSSATIDQWIKSNATPNAITGNPAGTPNLLLYKGSL; encoded by the coding sequence ATGCGTGCAATGCGTCATGTGATGTTCATTGGTTCCGCGCTCGCCCTCGCTGCTTGCGGAGGCAATGAGCTGGAGGGCCAGGACCCGGCCGGGCTGGGGCAGACGCAAGCTCCGCTGCGGATGGCGCCTCCGGGCCAGGGTATTCCGGAGCAGTACATCGTCGTGATGAAGAAGGGCGCCTCCCTTCAGGCCACGCTGGCGTCGGCCAGCATCGCGCCGATGCACACCTATGGGGTCATCAACGGCTTCTCGGCGGCGCTGAGCAAGGCGCAGCTCGAGGCGGTGCGCGGCGATCCGGCCGTGGCGTTCGTCGAGCAGGACCAGGTGGTGCACGCCGACGTCACCCAGCGTGGCGCGACGTGGGGCCTGGACCGCATTGACCAGCGTGCCCTGCCGCTGAGCACCACCTATACCTATGGCCAGCCCGCCTTCGGGGTGAACGCCTACATCATCGACACGGGCGTCGCGCCGAACCACCCCGACTTCAACGGGCGTGCGGCGAGCGTGTTCAACTCCACCGGGGATGGAAATCCCAATGATTGCAACGGCCACGGCACCCACGTGGCAGGCACCATCGGCGGCAACACCTGGGGTGTGGCCAAGGGCGTCTACCTCTACGGAGTGAAGGTGCTGGGCTGCAGCGGCTCGGGCTCCTACGCGGGCGTCATCGCGGGCGTGGACTGGGTGCGCAACAACGGCGCCAAGCCGGCCGTGGCCAACATGAGCCTGGGCGGCGGGTTCTCCCAGGCGGTGAACGACGCGGTGAACAACCTGGCCAACTCGGGCATCTTCGTCGCGGTGGCCGCGGGCAACAGCAACGCGGATGCCTGCGGCTTCTCGCCGGCCAGCGCGGCTGCCGCCACCACGGCGGCCGCCTCGGAGAGCAATGACGCGCGCGCCTACTACTCCAACTACGGGCCCTGCATCGACGTGTACGCCCCGGGCTCGGGCATCACGTCGACGTGGCTCAACAATGGGACGAACACCATCAGCGGCACCTCGATGGCCTCCCCGCACATCGCGGGCGTGGCGGCGCTCTACAAGGGCAACTTCGGCGACGATTCCTCGGCCACCATCGACCAGTGGATCAAGTCCAACGCCACCCCGAACGCCATCACGGGCAACCCCGCGGGCACGCCGAACCTGCTGCTCTACAAGGGCTCGCTGTAA
- a CDS encoding SBBP repeat-containing protein has translation MRAWNWLLCVCVSVGAPAGAASPAPSSGVSTQMVPTGIGDTLNWIQHVGAVAQDQGQAVAATDEGAYTVGQSNSSFDGNTPIGQNDFILIKHNAAGNKLWSKQYGTPAQDFAMGVATYTGATPHQVYLAGYTAGSFGGANQGVMDAVLLRVDPATGNTVWARQFGSTATEMVMAVTTDKTGAIYVTGHTMGSINGQPNAGGFDMFLTKYSAAGTWLWTRQLGTANMEQVRGVATDANDNVYVAGHTDGNLNGANAGMTDLFLAKYNAAGTFQWVKQMGTNQADSIYGVATSRRLDGTVDVYVVGYTGASFDGQPHMGLLDAIVVKFNADGTRVWSRQMGSAGNDMAQAIASDGGANVYITGRTNFDLETNTSADSDNIFMVKYDAAGTKLVTRQIGSVNALDPTKVMESGNGIAADINDRVYIAGFTEGEFTTPATMNAGEKDVLVLQYRDGCQVNTPGECGISYGWGDPHLGTFDGLAYDFQGVGEFILVESTRGAPLTVQARMRPWNGSNVVSVMTALATQVGTSRVGFYLDATPQVKVNGAAVSLAVGNTAPLPGGGRLRRKDAASYVVYYPGHDRLIVTLNSGYIDVNFALPTSRQGALRGLLGNYSGKTDDDLALRTGVVLPQPPTFAQLYTSPSSFASSWRITKEESLFDYGEKEDTGTFTDVNFPWSPIAVADLTPAQLELGLAACRERKIRTAAFLDRCVLDVGLTGEKGFAATAAQLEGQVLTQRGGELPSQELGGNRVYFANFQSEAPRQEWSEWRWGKSPEGGKFFLGEFGSGSVDLALTKLPRHSTVIVSFDLVLAGTWDGDGPAGPHGWGVAADGRLLLDTTFSNTDSKQSYPVRGSLAGTGADALGTLGYSKGDSLYRLKFTLSHISPELKLSFFARGLKGETWGLDNVEVLAY, from the coding sequence ATGCGTGCATGGAACTGGCTGTTGTGTGTTTGTGTGTCGGTGGGAGCGCCCGCGGGCGCCGCTTCGCCGGCCCCGTCCTCCGGCGTCTCGACCCAGATGGTGCCCACGGGCATTGGGGATACGCTGAACTGGATCCAGCACGTCGGCGCCGTCGCCCAGGATCAGGGCCAGGCCGTCGCGGCCACGGACGAGGGCGCCTACACGGTGGGCCAGTCCAACAGCAGCTTCGACGGCAATACCCCGATCGGCCAGAACGACTTCATCCTGATCAAGCACAACGCTGCGGGAAACAAGCTCTGGTCGAAGCAGTACGGTACCCCTGCCCAGGACTTTGCGATGGGCGTTGCCACGTACACGGGGGCCACGCCGCATCAGGTCTACCTGGCGGGCTACACCGCCGGTTCCTTCGGAGGCGCGAACCAGGGGGTGATGGACGCGGTCCTGTTGCGGGTGGATCCGGCGACCGGTAACACCGTCTGGGCGCGCCAGTTCGGCTCCACGGCCACCGAGATGGTCATGGCGGTGACCACCGACAAGACCGGCGCCATTTACGTCACGGGCCACACGATGGGCTCGATCAACGGCCAGCCGAATGCCGGCGGCTTCGACATGTTCTTGACCAAGTACAGCGCGGCGGGGACCTGGCTGTGGACCCGGCAGCTGGGCACGGCCAACATGGAGCAGGTGCGAGGGGTGGCCACGGATGCCAACGACAACGTCTACGTCGCGGGGCACACCGATGGGAACCTGAACGGAGCCAACGCGGGGATGACGGATCTGTTCCTGGCCAAGTACAACGCCGCGGGGACGTTCCAGTGGGTCAAGCAGATGGGCACGAACCAAGCGGACTCCATCTATGGGGTGGCCACCTCGCGCCGGCTCGACGGAACCGTCGACGTCTATGTCGTGGGGTACACGGGGGCTTCCTTCGACGGGCAACCCCACATGGGATTGCTCGATGCCATCGTGGTGAAGTTCAACGCGGACGGCACCCGGGTGTGGTCGCGGCAGATGGGCAGCGCGGGCAATGACATGGCGCAGGCCATTGCCTCCGACGGTGGAGCCAACGTCTACATCACGGGCCGCACCAACTTCGATCTCGAGACCAATACCTCGGCCGACAGCGACAACATCTTCATGGTGAAATACGACGCTGCGGGCACGAAGCTCGTGACGCGGCAGATCGGCTCGGTCAACGCGTTGGATCCCACCAAGGTGATGGAGAGCGGCAACGGCATCGCCGCCGACATCAACGACCGGGTCTACATCGCGGGCTTCACGGAAGGGGAGTTCACCACCCCGGCGACGATGAACGCCGGGGAGAAGGACGTCCTGGTGCTCCAGTACAGGGATGGTTGCCAGGTGAACACCCCGGGCGAGTGCGGCATCTCGTACGGCTGGGGCGACCCGCACCTGGGGACCTTTGACGGGCTTGCGTACGACTTCCAGGGCGTCGGCGAGTTCATCCTCGTCGAGAGTACGCGGGGGGCCCCCCTCACGGTCCAGGCGCGGATGCGCCCCTGGAACGGGAGCAATGTGGTCAGCGTGATGACGGCGCTGGCGACCCAGGTGGGGACAAGCCGTGTGGGCTTCTATCTGGACGCCACCCCGCAGGTGAAGGTCAACGGGGCCGCCGTCTCCTTGGCCGTGGGCAATACCGCCCCGCTGCCGGGAGGAGGGCGCCTGCGCCGCAAGGATGCGGCGTCCTATGTCGTCTACTACCCGGGCCACGACCGGCTGATTGTCACGCTGAACAGTGGGTACATCGACGTCAACTTCGCGCTGCCCACTTCCCGCCAGGGGGCCCTTCGCGGTCTGCTCGGCAACTACAGCGGAAAGACCGACGATGATCTCGCCCTGCGCACCGGCGTGGTTCTGCCGCAGCCGCCGACCTTCGCGCAGCTCTACACCAGCCCCTCGAGCTTCGCGTCGAGCTGGCGCATCACGAAGGAGGAGTCCCTGTTCGACTACGGGGAGAAAGAGGACACCGGAACGTTCACGGACGTGAACTTTCCGTGGTCTCCCATCGCGGTCGCCGATCTGACCCCGGCCCAGCTGGAGCTGGGGCTGGCCGCGTGCCGTGAGCGCAAGATCAGGACCGCCGCCTTCCTCGATCGGTGCGTCCTCGACGTTGGGCTGACCGGGGAGAAGGGGTTCGCCGCGACGGCCGCGCAGCTCGAAGGGCAAGTCCTCACCCAGCGGGGCGGTGAGCTTCCGTCCCAGGAGCTGGGCGGGAACCGGGTGTACTTCGCCAACTTCCAGAGCGAAGCGCCGCGGCAGGAGTGGAGCGAGTGGCGCTGGGGCAAGTCTCCCGAGGGCGGCAAGTTCTTCCTCGGAGAGTTTGGCAGCGGCTCCGTCGACCTGGCCTTGACCAAGCTGCCCAGGCACAGCACCGTTATCGTGAGCTTCGACCTGGTGCTGGCCGGGACGTGGGATGGCGACGGTCCGGCCGGACCGCACGGCTGGGGTGTGGCGGCCGATGGCAGGCTCCTGCTGGACACCACGTTCTCGAACACGGACAGCAAGCAGTCGTATCCCGTCCGGGGCAGCTTGGCGGGAACGGGCGCGGATGCCCTCGGCACGCTGGGCTACAGCAAGGGGGACTCGCTCTACCGGCTGAAATTCACGCTCTCGCACATAAGCCCGGAGCTGAAGCTGAGCTTCTTCGCTCGCGGGCTGAAGGGGGAGACGTGGGGTCTGGATAACGTCGAGGTGCTGGCGTACTAG
- a CDS encoding LGFP repeat-containing protein encodes MLSAVLLTTSCGPGDFPEDPRSEELIALDSALGSVDMHNLMSDTDIAGYQTVTPDQVQSFLASKGSFLAGYRDPAFGNKTAAALIVERATAYRINPVYILARIETESGLIRSGTSRNLSKATGCGCPDGSGCDAAYTGFGKQVECSAKTFRNYLRDLEAGHTTVSGWKAGVAKNTLDPCTVRPANNATAALYTYTPWVGAYAAQCGTSAWGGSSLVALLYREFRDSRSWGGACGVGGAILTRYNQLGGAGGVLGACTTSELTTPDGVGRYNHFQKGSIYWTPETGAWEVHGLIRARWESLGWETGVLGYPTTGELKTPDGVGRFNHFKKGAMLGSIYWTPETGAWEVHGLIHEKWAALDWERGVLGYPISGETATPDGVGRFNHFKKGTVLGSIYWTPTTGAWEVHGRIREKWAELGWERSTLGYPISDEYAVSTGRESEFQKGFLTFNAATGTVSVRMKQP; translated from the coding sequence GTGTTGTCCGCGGTACTGCTGACCACATCCTGCGGCCCCGGGGATTTCCCGGAGGATCCTCGCAGCGAGGAGCTGATCGCCCTGGACTCCGCCCTGGGGTCCGTGGACATGCACAACCTCATGTCCGACACGGACATCGCCGGGTACCAGACGGTGACGCCGGATCAGGTCCAGAGCTTCCTGGCGTCCAAGGGTTCCTTCCTGGCGGGCTACCGCGACCCGGCGTTTGGCAACAAGACGGCCGCCGCCCTGATCGTGGAGCGAGCCACCGCCTACCGCATCAACCCGGTGTACATCCTGGCCCGCATCGAGACGGAGTCGGGGCTCATCCGCAGCGGCACGTCGCGCAACCTCTCCAAGGCCACCGGCTGTGGCTGCCCGGATGGAAGCGGCTGCGACGCGGCCTACACGGGCTTCGGCAAGCAGGTGGAGTGCTCGGCGAAGACGTTCCGCAACTACCTGCGTGACCTGGAGGCAGGCCACACCACCGTCTCCGGTTGGAAGGCGGGCGTGGCCAAGAACACGCTGGACCCGTGCACGGTGCGGCCCGCCAACAACGCCACCGCCGCCCTCTACACCTATACCCCCTGGGTGGGCGCCTACGCCGCCCAGTGCGGCACCTCGGCCTGGGGAGGCTCCTCGCTGGTGGCCCTGCTCTACCGGGAGTTCCGCGACAGCCGGAGCTGGGGAGGCGCCTGCGGGGTCGGTGGCGCCATCCTCACGCGCTACAACCAACTCGGCGGGGCCGGGGGCGTGCTCGGCGCGTGCACGACGAGCGAGCTGACCACTCCCGACGGGGTGGGCCGCTACAACCACTTCCAGAAGGGCAGCATCTACTGGACGCCCGAGACGGGCGCCTGGGAAGTCCACGGCCTCATTCGCGCTCGCTGGGAGTCGCTGGGCTGGGAAACCGGCGTGCTGGGCTACCCCACCACGGGGGAGCTGAAGACGCCAGATGGGGTGGGCCGCTTCAACCACTTCAAGAAGGGCGCCATGCTGGGCAGCATCTACTGGACGCCTGAGACGGGCGCTTGGGAAGTCCACGGCCTCATCCACGAGAAGTGGGCGGCGCTGGACTGGGAGCGCGGCGTGCTGGGCTACCCCATCTCCGGAGAGACGGCGACTCCTGATGGCGTGGGCCGCTTCAACCACTTCAAGAAGGGCACCGTGCTGGGCAGCATCTACTGGACGCCCACGACGGGCGCCTGGGAGGTCCACGGACGCATCCGCGAGAAGTGGGCGGAGCTGGGCTGGGAGCGCAGCACGCTGGGCTACCCCATCTCGGACGAGTACGCCGTGAGCACCGGCCGCGAGAGCGAGTTCCAGAAGGGCTTCCTCACCTTCAATGCCGCCACCGGCACCGTCTCCGTCCGGATGAAACAGCCATGA
- a CDS encoding Hint domain-containing protein, whose translation MNKIQILGAVAVVAGVSLVSTEAEAQPILLQRCSADNLSPAEALARIEWARKCALTQRVGSPGAGFDTGIPAANGGNLIDYVEADSAANPNGQNAFSGPSYGFEVNYANVNTAFLSGSTSQGVDSDGYQKWTRPATRARARPLYPTFGTTANLADANNFQLIPSSTSCQVLNGGAPAATFYVNGYCEASCYSGDQKVLFEGGEQPILEALNSRREDLVTLSSESTLDNVRLAKNKTYGYTVETRDTAHELIAISTAAGGTLNVTDEHPVINGEGRMVQAKTLKPGDELVRADGSRDPIVGIERVKHFGKVYNIRPVTEDLVSNVLVAQGFLVGSSRFQNDDVGYINRVILYSDVPHIP comes from the coding sequence ATGAACAAGATTCAGATTTTGGGAGCCGTGGCCGTCGTCGCCGGCGTATCGCTGGTTTCCACGGAGGCCGAGGCGCAGCCAATCCTTCTCCAGCGCTGCAGTGCGGACAACCTGAGCCCTGCCGAAGCGCTTGCGCGCATCGAGTGGGCCCGCAAGTGCGCCCTCACGCAGCGCGTGGGCAGCCCGGGCGCCGGGTTCGACACGGGAATCCCTGCCGCCAACGGTGGCAACCTCATCGATTACGTCGAGGCGGACTCGGCCGCCAACCCCAATGGCCAGAATGCGTTCTCGGGGCCTTCCTATGGCTTCGAGGTCAACTACGCCAACGTCAACACGGCCTTCCTGAGCGGCTCCACCAGCCAGGGCGTGGATTCGGACGGCTACCAGAAGTGGACGCGCCCTGCCACCCGCGCCCGCGCCCGGCCGCTGTACCCCACCTTCGGCACCACCGCCAACCTGGCGGATGCCAACAACTTCCAGCTCATTCCGAGCAGCACCAGCTGCCAGGTCCTGAACGGCGGCGCTCCGGCCGCGACCTTCTACGTGAACGGCTACTGCGAGGCGAGCTGCTACTCGGGTGACCAGAAGGTCCTGTTCGAGGGCGGCGAGCAGCCCATCCTCGAGGCGCTGAACTCGCGCCGCGAGGATCTGGTGACCCTGTCCTCGGAGTCCACGCTGGACAACGTCCGGCTGGCGAAGAACAAGACCTACGGCTACACCGTGGAGACGCGCGACACGGCGCACGAGCTCATTGCCATCTCCACCGCGGCCGGCGGCACGCTGAACGTGACGGATGAGCACCCGGTCATCAACGGCGAGGGCCGCATGGTGCAGGCCAAGACCCTCAAGCCCGGTGACGAGCTGGTGCGCGCGGATGGAAGCCGTGACCCCATCGTGGGCATCGAGCGCGTCAAGCACTTCGGCAAGGTGTACAACATCCGTCCGGTGACCGAGGACCTGGTCTCCAACGTCCTGGTGGCCCAGGGCTTCCTCGTCGGCTCCTCGCGCTTCCAGAACGATGACGTGGGCTACATCAACCGCGTCATCCTCTACAGCGACGTGCCGCACATCCCGTAG